GGTTACAACCACTGATGAATTAGTTATGGTTCTCACTGATCACGATTACAGTGATGGAAATACACCAATAATTACAtcagaaaattcaaatattgtagTCTTATATTCACATCCGGTTGAGGGACAATCCACACAATATATTTCACCAGAAGGTAATATCGTTTTGAATTCGCAAACTGGTGTGATTGAAATGAACGGGCACAAATTACAAGTAACTAATGCTGAACAACTAGAAATCAAAAATACGGAAAATGAAGATGTGGAAAAACCAGTAGAAATACAGCAAGAAGTTATTGAACCTGAAGAATCTATTGAAATGATTCAACaagaaattaataatcattttcaggaaactgaaaaattaaatcaagaaATAATTCAACATTCAAATGCTGTTGCTGAAATTTTATCGACTGAAATTCAATCACAATCTTCTGAAAATGTACCAGAAGAAACGTCTGATGATTTAGCGAGAACTTTAGAGGATAAAGATGGGGATGTTCATACTGAAGAACAAAATGAGATAATTACGGAACATATTGAAGAACCTAAAGAACCAGAAGCATTGCCAGTAAGCAATGAAAATCTAGAACCTGAACCGATGGAAGTCGATGAAGAAATCGATGAAGTCGCAAAGGCTGTCAGTCCAAAGACAgacaatgaaacaaataataaagatGTTGAGTCAATTTCTGAAGAATTAGAACCGCCAGCATTAGAAAGGCCTTCAGAAATAGACGCATCGACATCCGAAATAGAAATACCCACACTTACATTAGAACCGTCAGCACCAGCAGTAGAACCTTTAGCTGAAAATCAAAGTGTTACAGAATCAGATACACATTTAGAGGATGAAGCAATGGATGTTGATGAAGCTGACAATTCATCCAAAAAAGAGGATTCTCCTGAATCTGAGGATATTGAACAACCAAATGAAGAAACTATAAAGGATACTGAAAATGTACAGATAGCTGAGAATACTGAAATAAACGAAGATACGAATGTTACAGAACATAAAACTGAGCATATGGAGCCTCCTCTAGTAAAAGATGTAGAAAATGACAGTGATGAAAAAGTAAATGATGAAACAATTACAGAAGCTAACGAAACTGATGAAACTAACGAAGTTGTTCAAACATCTGAAATTAAAGAAGATGAAGTGAAAGCTGAAGAAACGCAAgataaaaatgagaaaactCCTGAAATAGTTGAAGAGGATAATAGTAACAAAAATGcatcaaacgaaacaaaagaaCCTGAGGAAAAAACAGAAGATGTTTTGCctatagaagaaaaaaatgaaaacgaaacCATAAATGAAACACCTACAGCGACAAAAGATAACGTAACATCATTGGTTTCGGATTGGTGTGATGACGACAGTGGCTTACAAGGAAATAGTACAGAATTGGTACAACAAAGTATCGAAACAAATGAAACAGAGCCAAGCGAATCAAATCAATTTGTTATACCAGCGACTGAAGAGCAAAATAATGATAAAGAAACTAATAAAGAGGAAAATGACGAGAATAAAGTATCAAATATAAAGATAACAAAATTACTAGATGATTGGGATGATGGAGATACAGATTCTCAAAATTCTGGCGAAACCACTCAACAAGTCACTAAGaatccaataaataatttaattgaagacTGGGatgatgaataaaaattttgggataaacaatataaaatatttatctgtaAAACTGTAGGCTTCAAGTAATCATGTCAAATATtctaaaagaatataaaaatattactttgcGACGTATTTCGAACTTTCAATGGTCagaatatcaatttattttgctttaatttaatcttttctttttttttcgtaatgataaaaaaagaaactctttaattttcatatttttctaggggatatttttttcttttacccGATTTTTGCATGTTTATGTAAAGATAAACATTATAAacttaatagaaaaatatattttgtcaattaataaaaatctactAAGAACTTGCCTCAAGCTTTAGAGAAAATAGCTTCTCGTTAAATCGTCTTGAGGTAGTAACCTTCTGATTAAAAGTTACTAAAAGCACGACGTTAAGCTACGAATACTTTTAGAATCAcagatttaaattgaaattaagttTGATTACACgaacgttttaaaaaaatatgaataattttgtgACTACGAAATCGTAACCATTTAGATGATTGGGCGTTCCGATCTTTGAAtgatttgcaaattttaaatagcgtataattttttcaatttgcacCCATCTTCAGATCCTGCGACGTGAAAATTCTCGACATGAATGCAACATTCCAAGCTATTTAAAACCTTGCATCTCAGGCGATCAAGTTTTGTATTTAACTGCCAACCTGGCGTTGATTCGAAACTACTTTGAGGGTCACAATggcttgaatttaaaaaaaaaactaggtcTATCGGATTTTTTAGATTAATGTTTTGTTCTGCtgactttgatttttttaagtagaTTATACAAACATTTCAGCTAGAATAAACTGCACTCGGGAAAAATAATGTGATgcttttttttgcagtttttttttcctaatcTCAGATTATTTCTAGGTAAACGTTATAGCAGTAGTAACTTTTGACTATAAGGAGAATGGACGATAATTAATTGCAAAGATTTGATTGGAAACAGAACAATTGAGGAGAGTTttcttagaataattttttatggagtgactttaattatagataataaatcaatttgcaAATGACATTACTCGATAAAACGGGCAAAACTTATACTGGATGGATTTCTTTATTCTCCATTATACTTTCTAATTTCCAGTGAATTAAAAATTGCCATAAATTGAATATGACTATTTCGAAATGGAgatttaaatttagaataacatcctgtatattaaaaaaaaaatgtaaatgctTTTAtcgtttgaattttttaaagaaaaatgaagaaaaattattatttgattaggTTACAaggattttttgtatttgtttatatataataaataaatgtatttaaggGTGCTACGGTTTTTTATATACCATAATACGAAAgcaattcttttttcttttgacaaaaaatttgttaaaaaagtgGTGTTTTAAGCTTTCACGTGATGGTATATAAAGAATCATATGcgtcttatatatttataatttttttatgtagattTAGATGTAATTATAAGGTTTCAAATCGTCGAtatatcttaattttatttgaaaattttattctatgtaCACATGTTTAcagtatataaatacaaaatgttcTAATAACTATATATTCTCTTAATTTGTGTTTCTCCTTTAACTGTAGTTTAGCTCAGGAGGAGCAGAGAGGGGAATCAaggtgcaaaaaaaaaaaagaaatgaaatatttaaacatttagaaATGATAGAGATTGGAAAAATAAGGAAATATTGATGaagaattattatgtaaatctAATTAGAGCTATAAATAAATCTTGGAAACTATTCAGCAATTAAAcgtattcataaattttttggtttttaattaccttaaataattattatccaaattacaaatgatttttgaaatttaaaatttttgctgtcTCTGTTTTTGAATAACGTAAAAAGGTCCACATCTGATCGACATCAGTTGTCGATCAGATGAATAGTTTTCGACATACTGTGGAAAGCCTCTTTTAAATATAGGACTCCATACAGAATATTCGACGAtacaatatgaaaatattcgaCCTATCGTTAATCAAagacgatttttgtattttgactcaaaaatcgGGATCATTTATTGATTCAATGCATAGTAAGAGATATTGGTAATAGTAATTTCTCGACTTGAGTTTTGGGTCCTAAAGACCCTAaaaattctactttttagtttaccgcttaattaaaatacaaatctgTACTCaagtaaaaatcacaaaaattttattttctttttggataaaaatcattatttacaatataatgaTGAATTAACTTTTGCtcgaaaaaaaagattatttaactatttaatgtactgttaaataaatatctaatttaaaaggaacataagataacaaattattataaaggaTTCGTATTTTTCGTTGTTCCTTCTTCCCAAGGTCGAGGTCCTCGAATGTTTTCCCAATGTTCGATAtctaattctttaattttttcatattctgATTCAAGTGTGACTTCTTTtggatttttcattttcacacCATATTTTTCAGCCTCTTCCGGTGTAATTTTCTTTGTTGGCTTGAACTGAAacctaattttaaaagtttttttatgtggtaaaaaaattgttatcggTAATTATGTAATTACTTAATTTGGGTGAACTCTCTTAAACCAAACGATCCACCTACAACTAAGCACATAAATGGAATACCgtatcttataaatttttttctgtacaattgttttaattttgataaaatatccatatttttttttcttttatctacttttagccatactatacatataatttgtaGATGGGATATTAGAAAATTTGAGGTTAAAGGTTTTGCTTATACCGGCTTATTGCTAGTTAAAATATTGGTTAGAATTAGAAAAGGACTAATAttgttctaatatttgtttcataaaattatgaatttccCAAGTTTCCAAGTTGtgtaaagaaatcaaaatttagtcTTCTGTTCTTTTAGTAGCATAGTGTATACACACTTTACACCCTTTAcaccatagaatattatatagtGTGTTCCCggataactatacttgtaattaaggagtaaaatttaaaaatattaaggagTTGGAAAGGATGAAATTGGATATCTTAAGAAAACATTAGTCCTCTTTTCATccttttaatgttataaaatcgGGTTGGTATGAAATTAGACCCAATAAACTAATAACTTGAACTTTTCAAATAGGAACCCTCTACCTTTTATAGTTCCTGAGAATAGCTCTAGAAACCATAAGGTACTAAATTGCGTAATTTAATTTCCAGACGTTTTATTCGAATCCATAAAAAATCTAAGCCAATTTGTTTCTACCTTTATGGTGTTGATCTAGTGTTTAACCATATCTGATAATAATTTAAGGTATAATTTAATACCATATCCATCTGATAAAATTAACTTACATATGACGCCACGATATTTAAGTTATGGGACGTAATAAATGCTGACTTCTGATTGGTTAACTCCAGCGTTTTAGGTCGTTAAACGATTAAATGAAGCTGAGCTCTTACATAACTCTCATGCACAAGTTCCGTTGGAATATACGGTTCCATTGCACCTAATATATGACTCGCCcctcgaaaaattccaaaaaaatcaaaacgaatataaagtatatttattgacaaaaccgtaaattgaatgaaaaagaagaataaacCATTGAAAAATG
The Chrysoperla carnea chromosome 4, inChrCarn1.1, whole genome shotgun sequence genome window above contains:
- the LOC123298121 gene encoding cytochrome c oxidase assembly protein COX16 homolog, mitochondrial, translated to MDILSKLKQLYRKKFIRYGIPFMCLVVGGSFGLREFTQIKFQFKPTKKITPEEAEKYGVKMKNPKEVTLESEYEKIKELDIEHWENIRGPRPWEEGTTKNTNPL